The genome window ggcggtcggtAACATAGCGCCTAAGGGCTAATTAATCAAAGCCTAAGCgagatttttacaacactgaatATACATAAACATTATACTATAGACGTATcatgtttaataaaatttatcttATAGTATTTCATTTTGATTTAATGGGCTGTGAAGCATGCCCATTGGGCATGAATGTTAAAGCCCATAAACATAGTGTAGTGTGTAGATCATCAGCTCTCCCTCCTGCAATCAATCCCACTCAAGATCCAAGTTTCTCGAATTCCAGATTTGATTCAATCTCCATGGCTAATGCCTGGAGAAGAAACCAACCGACAAAGATTCTCACCTCCAGGAATCTCCTCCTCTTCATCTCCTCATCTCTACTCCTCCTCATCTTCTTCTACCTCACCTCTCAGTCTCAGTCCCAGTCCCAGACCAATAATACCCCATACCTCAACTCCCTCAAAACCCCCATCTTTCACCGCGCTATAAACCCTTTCGATTGCTACGCTTCACCCCAAGCTCACCCCGTTTTCGCCAATGTCGTGGAGGGTCTTAAACACCCATTCCTCTACTCCCTTTCCGACTTTGGGAATTTGCCAGAGAAGCCCCACAAGAATATCAACAGGACTCTCAAGGGAAAGGCGTTTAGGAAGCCTGATATATCTGAGACTGTGCAGGAATTGCTGGAGAAGATGAAAAATGAGGACCGGAATGGGATTTTTGTGGATGTTGGGGCTAATGTAGGAATGGCTAGTTTTGCAGCTGCTGTGATGGGGTTTAAAGTTTTGGCCTTTGAGCCTGTTTTTGAGAATTTGCAGAAGATTTGTGAAGGCATATACTTCAATAGAGTTAGGGATTTGGTGGAGGTGTATGAAGCCGCTGCCTCAGATCATTTGGGGAATATTACATTCCACAAGGTATCCATCCCTTGAACTAATGTTGtttcatgattttttatatagatATTATTGGTTATGAATTAACTCTAAGTAACCCCTTCTTGCCTACAATAAGGATTTGGTTGTGTTTCTATGCATGTCTAAATTGCTCATGGTtctatttttcttgtagtgtgaGTATGAAGGAACTTGTTTGGATATTGTGAGAGTAGGGGATAAATTATGGAGtaacaattttagtattagtGTTGGAATTTTATGTATTGCTTCTGACCATGGGGGACAGCATTGTTAGTGTTAGCTAAGCTCCATAAGCTTGGACCTTTGAGGTTTTGGTTCACTAGAGAAACCCGCAGCCACTACCGAGAGGTGTGCATTAGGTAAATCTTGCCTTGTGTCTCTAGCCGGTAAAGTACCACAAGTAAACCGGGGGCTAATGACTGGAATAGGAAAAAGTTAGAACTGAATGAAAAAAATAGGaaggttttaaaaaatttacaattttggaaaaaactCATTTGAGACATGCGTTT of Ipomoea triloba cultivar NCNSP0323 chromosome 3, ASM357664v1 contains these proteins:
- the LOC116012598 gene encoding uncharacterized protein LOC116012598, with amino-acid sequence MANAWRRNQPTKILTSRNLLLFISSSLLLLIFFYLTSQSQSQSQTNNTPYLNSLKTPIFHRAINPFDCYASPQAHPVFANVVEGLKHPFLYSLSDFGNLPEKPHKNINRTLKGKAFRKPDISETVQELLEKMKNEDRNGIFVDVGANVGMASFAAAVMGFKVLAFEPVFENLQKICEGIYFNRVRDLVEVYEAAASDHLGNITFHKLVGRLDNSAISATGAKLAFQSNEEIAVQVKTIPLDDVIHESEPVLLLKIDVQGWEYHVLKGASKLLSRKKGEAPYVIYEEDERLLQASNSSAKQIREFLQTVGMKIQMEPNEGALDQNGQLSIKYGLRLPR